Genomic segment of Streptococcus australis:
GGCAGGCCTTTGGACGAACATCATAGATAGAACAGAGATTGTCTCCTCCTAGAAAGGGGCAAGGCATGGATTTGAAAATCTTGTCCCCATCTTCATCTACCTGAAGGAATTCCGCTTCAAAAGCTGGTAATTTCATCTTAAAGTACTTAGCAATACGGGTAATATCGGCTTCCTTAAAGTCAGGCCCCAATGTCTTGCAACAGTTAGCACAGGCAGTACAATCAATCTCAGCAAAAACTTCTTGGTGAATCTGCTGGGTAATCTTATCTAAGTTTTTAGGAGGTTTTTTCTTTAGATTTGCTAACACTTTACGATGCTCTTTCTGCTTTTGCAGTGCTAGTTGGTGGTAATACTCAATATCAATTTCTTTAGACATAATTGCTTTCTAATACAAGTGTTTTTGTCTATTATACCATAAACTATTTTTCATTTTTGAGTATTGCATACAAAAAGCCCTTCGGATAAAATCCGAGGGGCTTCAAACGTTGTTAAATCAACGATTATTTTTTCAAGTTGTAGAATGATTTCAATCCACGGTATTCAGCTACTTCACCAAGTTGGTCTTCGATACGAAGCAATTGGTTGTATTTAGCGATACGGTCTGTACGTGAAAGTGAACCAGTCTTGATTTGTCCTGCGTTTGTTGCAACTGCGATGTCAGCGATTGTTGAATCTTCAGTTTCACCTGAACGGTGTGATACAACAGCAGTGTAACCAGCTTCTTTCGCCATTTCGATAGCGTCGAATGTTTCAGTAAGAGTACCGATTTGGTTAACTTTGATAAGGATTGAGTTAGCAGCACCTTCTGCAATACCTTTTTCAAGGTAAGAAGTGTTTGTTACGAAGAAGTCGTCACCAACCAATTGAACTTTACCACCAAGACGTTCAGTAAGAGCTTTCCAACCGTCCCAGTCGTTTTCGTCCATACCATCTTCGATAGTGATGATTGGGTATTTGTTTACCAATTCTTCAAGGTAGTCGATTTGTTCTGCAGCAGTACGTACAGCAGCTCCTTCACCTTCGAATTTAGTGTAGTCGTAAACTTTACGTTCTTTATCGTAGAATTCTGATGAAGCACAGTCAAATCCGATAAATACGTCTTTACCAGGAACATATCCAGCAGCTTCGATCGCAGCAAGGATAGTTTCAACACCGTCTTCAGTTCCTTCGAAACGAGGAGCGAATCCACCTTCGTCACCTACGGCAGTTTCCAAACCACGTGATTTAAGGATTTTCTTAAGAGCGTGGAAGATTTCAGCACCCCAACGAAGAGCTTCTTTGAATGATGGTGCACCAGCAGGTACGATCATAAACTCTTGGAAAGCGATTGGAGCGTCAGAGTGAGAACCACCGTTGATGATGTTCATCATTGGAGTTGGAAGAACTTTAGTGTTGAATCCACCAAGGTAGCTGTAAAGTGGGATTTCAAGGTAGTCAGCAGCAGCGCGAGCTACAGCGATAGACACACCAAGAATTGCGTTTGCACCCAATTTACCTTTGTTAGGAGTACCGTCAAGAGCGATCATAGCACGGTCGATAGCTTGTTGATCACGTACATCGTAGCCGATAATTGCTTCAGCAATGATGTTGTTTACGTTGTCAACAGCTTTTTGTGTACCAAGACCACCGTAACGAGATTTGTCACCATCGCGAAGTTCAACTGCTTCGTGTTCACCAGTAGAAGCTCCTGAAGGAACCATACCACGTCCGAAAGCACCTGATTCAGTATAAACTTCCACTTCAAGTGTTGGGTTACCGCGTGAGTCTAGGACTTCGCGAGCGTAAACATCAGTAATAATTGACATTTTTTACTCTCCTTTGAGTTAAATTATTTTACACCTCTATGATACCTCAAATACACGCCTTTTTCAAGGAAAAACGTTATCTTTGTGCAAATTTTCCTTAACTTTATAAAGTAATCGCTTTCTTTGGTCTGTTTTCTCACAGCTTTTGTGATATACTAATTTTATGACAGATTTATCAAAACAACTACTGGAGAAGGCTCATGGTGGGCCAAAATTAAACCCGGATGAACAACGTCGTTTTCTCGGCACTTTCGAGGAAAGAGTTCTAGGCTATGCGGATGTTGAGACAGCCAATAGCCTTCAGTTACAAAAGGGATTTTTAACGATTTTGGAAAATTTTCAAGAAAAGACAGAGACTCTTTTTGTGAAGATTTCGCCAAATATCGAGTTTGACAAACAAGTATTCTACTTAAAGGAAGCTAAGAAAACCAATAGTCAAGCTACGATTGTATCAGAGGATCATGCCTCCTCTCCTTTAGGCTTAGTCATCCATTCGAACGAACCTGTGCAAGTGGATGAAAAGGATCTTCGACTGGCTTTTCCAAGCCTTTGGGAGGTTAAACAGGATGAGCCAGTTAAAAAATCCATCTGGAAAAAATGGTTCGGCTAATCCTTCCTCATATTTAATAAATGACCGATATTAGTAGCTGTATGCTCCAAATAGAGACTTGCATTTTTCAAACTATCTTTCAATGGTTCACTTTTCTCTAAAATTGAAAAGGCTGCTTGTATATTTTCAAAGGGGAGGGGAGGTAAATCCTCAGCAAGACTGCCGCAAATAGCGATAACAGGAACTCCGTTAGGAGTTCTTTTTGCTACACCGATAGGAGCTTTCCCAACAAAGCTTTGACTGTCTAACCTACCTTCTCCAACGATAACTAAATCAGCATCTGCAACTTTCTTGTAAAAGTCAATCAAGTCCAAACAAGTGTCAATCCCAGATACGATACTAGCCTCAGCAAAGGCACAGAGCCCAGCAGCAATGCCACCGCCAGCTCCTGCTCCTTTAAGAGATAGGGTTGAAGGTGAGAATTTTTCATAGAACTCCTGTATAGCCAGATCTACTGTCTCAAACAGAGCAGGTTCCAGGCCCTTTTGTTTTCCAAATGTATAGGTCGCTCCTTGGTTGCCACATAAAGGGCTCACGACATCTGCTAAAATGCGAATTTGTACATCTTCAGGAATCTTGTATAGGTCATCTTTGGAAACTGACTCAAACTCAAGCAAGGTCTGACCGCAAGCAGGCAATTCTTCTCCCTTCTTATCATAAAAACGATAACCTAAAGCGGCTGCAATACCAATTCCACCATCATTACTTGCTGTACCGCCAACACCGATGTAGATTTCTTTCATTCCTTGATCGATGAGGTAGCGAATCAACTCTCCGATACCACGAGTTTGGATGTGGAGAGGATCTCGTTTTTCTTGCGGAATCTTTCCTAACCCAACCAAGTCGGCCACTTCAAAGAGTGCCCTTTTGTCTTTCTGAAAGTATCGCATTTCTTCTTTAAGACCAAAAGGTCCCGTCACTTCTTGCCATTGTTCTTCGAGGTCAAGGGAATGTCGAATCGCATCTACAGTTCCTTCGCCTCCATCCCCAACTGGGCATAGAGAACAAACTACACTAGGAATTGCTTTCTCGAAACCTCTTTTTATAGCTTTGGCGACCTGTTCTGCAGCCAAACATTCTTTAAAAGAATCAGGTGCAATTACAATTTTCATATTTCCCTCTCATTCTAAGAAATCAATCAAAGGAAGAACTTCTAAAAAATCCCTTTTATCTACATGACAAGCTATCTCGGCTTTTACGACCTCTTTGGCACAAAAGGCTATAGCGTGACCAGCCGACTTTAACATCAAGAGGTCATTAGCCCCATCACCGATGGCAATCGTTCTTTCTTTGGGAATTTCTAATTCCATTCTCCATTTCTCAAGAGTAGCCTTTTTCACTTGAGCTGTTACAATTCCACCAACTAGTTGCCCTGTTAAAAAGCCGTCTTTGACTTCTAATTCGTTGGCGGAGAAATAGGAAATACCTAGGTACTTTGCAAGTCTCTCAACAAT
This window contains:
- a CDS encoding YkgJ family cysteine cluster protein, with the translated sequence MSKEIDIEYYHQLALQKQKEHRKVLANLKKKPPKNLDKITQQIHQEVFAEIDCTACANCCKTLGPDFKEADITRIAKYFKMKLPAFEAEFLQVDEDGDKIFKSMPCPFLGGDNLCSIYDVRPKACREFPHTDRKKIHQINHLTIKNTLTCPAAYLFVEKLKDKL
- the eno gene encoding surface-displayed alpha-enolase — protein: MSIITDVYAREVLDSRGNPTLEVEVYTESGAFGRGMVPSGASTGEHEAVELRDGDKSRYGGLGTQKAVDNVNNIIAEAIIGYDVRDQQAIDRAMIALDGTPNKGKLGANAILGVSIAVARAAADYLEIPLYSYLGGFNTKVLPTPMMNIINGGSHSDAPIAFQEFMIVPAGAPSFKEALRWGAEIFHALKKILKSRGLETAVGDEGGFAPRFEGTEDGVETILAAIEAAGYVPGKDVFIGFDCASSEFYDKERKVYDYTKFEGEGAAVRTAAEQIDYLEELVNKYPIITIEDGMDENDWDGWKALTERLGGKVQLVGDDFFVTNTSYLEKGIAEGAANSILIKVNQIGTLTETFDAIEMAKEAGYTAVVSHRSGETEDSTIADIAVATNAGQIKTGSLSRTDRIAKYNQLLRIEDQLGEVAEYRGLKSFYNLKK
- a CDS encoding YueI family protein; this translates as MTDLSKQLLEKAHGGPKLNPDEQRRFLGTFEERVLGYADVETANSLQLQKGFLTILENFQEKTETLFVKISPNIEFDKQVFYLKEAKKTNSQATIVSEDHASSPLGLVIHSNEPVQVDEKDLRLAFPSLWEVKQDEPVKKSIWKKWFG
- a CDS encoding glycerate kinase; amino-acid sequence: MKIVIAPDSFKECLAAEQVAKAIKRGFEKAIPSVVCSLCPVGDGGEGTVDAIRHSLDLEEQWQEVTGPFGLKEEMRYFQKDKRALFEVADLVGLGKIPQEKRDPLHIQTRGIGELIRYLIDQGMKEIYIGVGGTASNDGGIGIAAALGYRFYDKKGEELPACGQTLLEFESVSKDDLYKIPEDVQIRILADVVSPLCGNQGATYTFGKQKGLEPALFETVDLAIQEFYEKFSPSTLSLKGAGAGGGIAAGLCAFAEASIVSGIDTCLDLIDFYKKVADADLVIVGEGRLDSQSFVGKAPIGVAKRTPNGVPVIAICGSLAEDLPPLPFENIQAAFSILEKSEPLKDSLKNASLYLEHTATNIGHLLNMRKD
- the serB gene encoding phosphoserine phosphatase SerB, which encodes MSQVKGLCVMDVDGTLIAEEVIDLLGREAGCEAEISEITNQAMRGNLDFERSLRERVALLKGLPISVLDTVFKSIHLSRNAQEFISLLQKNDILVGLVSGGFSLIVERLAKYLGISYFSANELEVKDGFLTGQLVGGIVTAQVKKATLEKWRMELEIPKERTIAIGDGANDLLMLKSAGHAIAFCAKEVVKAEIACHVDKRDFLEVLPLIDFLE